A genomic segment from uncultured Vibrio sp. encodes:
- a CDS encoding M14 family zinc carboxypeptidase encodes MKKQYLCYEQTQQFLEQAMAKHPDFIRLESIGETHEGRPILMATISQNVAYAHLKPALLYTGTIHAREWIGNELAVSFIQYLLDNHQTNPDVIDALSRNTLYIVPCLNPDGFEYSHKHFSFWRKNRRDNGDGTFGVDLNRNFGVNFRRSNQTSSNIYGGPEAFSEPETRAIKHFVEQHNNICIALDYHSQGNVFFPAHKFNHEAEIEGTDLNVLCANMAQEIYKVTKRQYGIHRGKPPANLIHGSGREWYYNRGILATVVEVGSRNIPDYLINMSQSVDENIPALLYALRSAINYSDLAPKRPEYFSVKRVDATQAELVWQEADDSDSGCHYQVYRSERPKAPCTKENLIAITSQTEFTDKQLKAGKRYFYNLHRVDKFKKIASPFAPEIRIKTPLDKADCSFTLFPTPEKVGYVGELTKNNSEHFGHNSLFVGVNSTKGICYGVIDYDLSRLSEDSHISLAEFSLYPMNRVGAKIENYGEWSVSILNPADITDISSFEQIHQAKPIQTLGETIDSDRLTQGIWHSWQFSAMEKRILEEQLKRGRLLLRIQGPDKLPLGNDSQMMQFDIGYGRFGGGIHYRPSLYVIYRRKTTTLQLSAAQCQTFQYSELINNLLTTGYDSHGNAEIGQMVFELPQLTNPKELVITEAAIILDVDSTHALNHSMRFSVALVDSETELDELPLDFAQLEYVGYEVSSQDLNQHPRQTFLFDSSARQYVEDLHDQGRSVRLIIIPTSESDTMDSRVKWKAQINNESVTPKLMLTYVERRKEALASPTNLQANVENGVVKLTWENPDHPAWVGSYVVRNSFHPPRNALDGVKLYAGQDNFTYDRFGNANLAKYYSVFSYDDVPNYSLPTTVSYTSKEVTEVIHQEFEAQDEVEQRYHDGD; translated from the coding sequence ATGAAAAAACAATACCTATGCTATGAGCAAACCCAACAGTTTCTCGAGCAAGCGATGGCGAAGCATCCGGATTTTATCCGCCTTGAAAGTATTGGGGAGACCCATGAGGGGCGGCCAATCCTAATGGCCACTATTTCTCAAAATGTAGCCTATGCTCACCTCAAACCTGCACTGCTCTACACAGGTACCATCCATGCACGGGAGTGGATAGGAAATGAGTTGGCCGTTAGCTTTATCCAATACCTGCTGGATAACCACCAAACCAATCCAGATGTGATTGATGCCTTAAGCCGTAATACTTTATATATTGTGCCTTGCCTCAATCCTGATGGTTTTGAGTATTCGCATAAGCACTTTTCCTTCTGGCGTAAGAACCGCCGAGACAATGGTGACGGCACTTTTGGGGTAGATTTAAACCGTAACTTCGGGGTGAACTTCCGCCGCAGCAATCAAACCAGCTCGAATATTTACGGTGGTCCAGAAGCTTTTTCAGAGCCAGAAACCCGCGCGATCAAACATTTTGTAGAGCAGCATAACAATATCTGCATCGCGCTCGATTACCATTCACAAGGCAACGTGTTTTTCCCAGCACACAAGTTTAACCATGAAGCTGAAATTGAAGGCACCGATCTTAATGTGTTGTGTGCCAATATGGCGCAAGAGATCTATAAGGTCACCAAGCGCCAATATGGTATTCACCGAGGTAAGCCACCAGCCAACTTGATCCATGGCAGCGGACGCGAGTGGTATTACAACCGTGGTATTCTTGCCACTGTTGTGGAAGTGGGTAGCCGTAATATCCCGGATTATCTGATCAACATGTCGCAAAGTGTGGATGAAAACATCCCTGCCCTGCTTTATGCCTTGCGCAGCGCGATTAATTATTCGGACCTTGCCCCGAAAAGACCTGAGTATTTTTCGGTGAAACGCGTCGATGCCACCCAAGCAGAATTAGTGTGGCAAGAAGCGGATGATAGTGACAGTGGCTGTCACTATCAGGTATATCGTAGTGAACGTCCGAAAGCACCTTGTACCAAAGAAAACCTGATCGCAATCACTTCACAAACCGAATTCACCGATAAGCAACTTAAAGCCGGTAAGCGCTATTTTTACAACCTACACCGTGTAGATAAATTCAAGAAAATTGCTTCCCCTTTTGCGCCAGAAATCCGCATCAAAACACCGCTAGATAAAGCCGATTGCTCGTTTACGTTATTCCCAACACCTGAAAAAGTAGGCTATGTTGGTGAATTGACTAAGAACAATAGCGAACATTTTGGTCATAATTCTCTGTTTGTAGGGGTCAATAGCACCAAAGGCATTTGTTATGGTGTGATCGATTATGACCTCAGCCGCTTGTCGGAAGACTCGCATATTAGTCTGGCCGAGTTCTCGCTTTACCCGATGAACCGCGTGGGCGCAAAAATTGAAAATTATGGTGAGTGGTCGGTGTCGATCCTCAATCCAGCGGACATCACCGACATCAGTAGCTTTGAGCAAATTCATCAAGCCAAGCCAATTCAAACCTTGGGCGAGACCATAGATTCCGATCGTTTAACGCAAGGTATTTGGCATAGTTGGCAGTTTAGTGCGATGGAAAAACGCATCCTCGAAGAGCAGTTAAAACGTGGACGTCTGCTACTGCGCATTCAAGGTCCGGATAAATTGCCTCTCGGTAATGACTCTCAAATGATGCAATTTGATATTGGTTATGGCCGCTTTGGCGGAGGAATTCACTATCGCCCAAGCTTGTATGTGATTTATCGACGTAAAACTACCACGCTGCAGCTGTCTGCCGCTCAATGCCAAACCTTCCAATACAGCGAATTGATCAATAACCTTCTTACTACTGGCTATGATAGCCATGGTAACGCAGAAATTGGTCAAATGGTGTTTGAGCTCCCACAACTAACCAATCCAAAAGAGCTGGTGATCACCGAAGCAGCCATCATCCTTGATGTGGATAGTACGCATGCCTTGAATCACTCGATGCGCTTTAGCGTGGCGCTTGTGGACAGTGAAACTGAGCTTGATGAGTTGCCGCTAGATTTTGCTCAATTGGAATACGTAGGTTACGAAGTAAGCTCACAAGATCTCAACCAACACCCACGCCAAACCTTCCTATTTGATAGCTCTGCGCGTCAATATGTTGAAGACTTACACGACCAAGGGCGCTCAGTTCGTCTGATCATCATACCTACGTCAGAATCCGACACTATGGATAGCCGTGTAAAATGGAAGGCTCAGATAAACAATGAATCTGTCACGCCAAAACTGATGCTCACCTATGTCGAACGACGAAAAGAGGCTTTGGCATCACCAACCAATCTGCAAGCCAATGTGGAAAATGGCGTAGTAAAGCTCACTTGGGAGAACCCAGATCATCCTGCATGGGTTGGCAGCTATGTCGTACGTAACAGCTTCCATCCACCCAGAAACGCACTTGATGGCGTAAAACTTTACGCAGGTCAAGACAACTTCACTTACGACCGCTTTGGCAACGCCAACCTCGCAAAGTACTACTCGGTGTTTAGCTACGATGACGTGCCAAACTACTCGCTACCGACAACAGTCAGCTATACCAGTAAAGAAGTTACCGAAGTTATTCATCAAGAGTTTGAAGCGCAAGATGAAGTGGAACAGCGCTATCACGACGGGGATTAG
- a CDS encoding ATP-grasp domain-containing protein: MTRKQVGIWMYENSGGSQIQQKMVDQLREREIESICGLNLAQATAQDGTVFCQGKDLSELELFFSYNAGEQTPYQVYLYQTIDSMMPMINNYASFALTEDKFRTAHKLKQAGVSATDYIVCNRDNLDQVRDQLVAWNGQAICKPVDGWGGNGIIKLEQTRDIDLLAPFLKNHPSSQFYLERVIPNDFSDYRIDIVDGKFVACYGRKAAAGSWKTNISSGGHVILREPLPEVIELAQQAAFVTGLEIAGVDIIYDIEKQRYVVIEVNGIPAFATPEQEAFGLNFNDTKINYIVDLIDRNVNPAQNQSMATTLDTSFIHLNSNHSNTQQVEISL, translated from the coding sequence ATGACACGGAAGCAAGTTGGTATTTGGATGTACGAAAATAGTGGTGGTAGCCAAATTCAACAAAAAATGGTGGACCAACTACGTGAGCGCGAGATCGAATCTATTTGTGGTTTGAACCTTGCGCAAGCAACCGCCCAAGACGGGACGGTTTTCTGCCAAGGCAAGGATCTATCTGAGCTGGAGCTATTTTTCTCTTATAACGCGGGAGAACAAACCCCCTACCAAGTTTACCTATACCAAACCATCGACAGCATGATGCCGATGATCAACAACTACGCGTCGTTTGCGTTGACGGAAGACAAATTCCGTACCGCTCATAAACTCAAGCAAGCGGGAGTAAGCGCGACAGATTACATCGTATGTAACCGCGACAATCTTGATCAAGTTCGAGATCAGTTAGTTGCGTGGAACGGCCAAGCCATTTGTAAACCCGTTGATGGTTGGGGTGGCAATGGCATCATCAAGCTTGAACAAACACGCGATATTGACCTGCTAGCGCCTTTTTTAAAAAATCACCCTAGTAGTCAGTTTTATCTTGAACGTGTCATTCCAAATGATTTTTCTGATTATCGCATTGATATTGTTGATGGTAAGTTCGTCGCCTGCTATGGCCGTAAAGCAGCCGCTGGTAGCTGGAAAACCAATATTTCTAGCGGCGGTCATGTGATCCTACGTGAACCTCTTCCTGAAGTGATTGAACTTGCGCAACAAGCTGCATTCGTAACCGGACTCGAAATAGCTGGCGTTGATATTATTTATGACATTGAAAAACAACGTTATGTCGTTATTGAAGTCAATGGTATTCCTGCGTTTGCGACACCAGAGCAAGAAGCTTTCGGCCTGAATTTCAACGACACAAAAATCAACTACATCGTCGATCTGATTGATCGCAACGTGAATCCGGCCCAAAACCAGTCGATGGCCACGACCTTAGACACCAGCTTCATTCATTTAAACTCAAATCACTCTAACACTCAGCAGGTAGAAATCTCATTATGA
- a CDS encoding M20 family metallopeptidase, with the protein MLDFGDLKQLVDINSWTHNKSGVDQTGQLMQKWLGELGFRCERYQRENIGDHLLFSTKSNESSPKLLLLGHLDTVFAPETFEGFSQDQYWVYGPGVCDMKGGNFVALQALRNVFAQKGEVCNVDFLLVSDEETGSDDSRELTKELATNYAVCIDFEAAGENHEVVIGRKGVATYHIDLSGKAAHAGNCYAQGCDANLAAAKMMIALSELTDLAVGTTVNVGKMEGGIGANTISPQAHLTVEARFTSVEEQQRVLESIESIAQQPQVDGVKTELSGGLQRDVMVPTAAQAEFMAQIEVALGYSLLTEQRGGVSDANVVAGMGVATLDGFGPFGDGDHTHHERALKASFTRRIDEVTKILTLYSV; encoded by the coding sequence ATGTTAGATTTTGGTGATTTGAAGCAATTAGTAGACATAAACTCCTGGACACATAACAAATCCGGAGTGGACCAAACGGGTCAACTTATGCAGAAGTGGTTGGGGGAGTTGGGTTTTCGTTGTGAGCGCTATCAGCGTGAAAATATTGGTGATCACCTGTTATTTAGTACTAAAAGTAATGAAAGTTCGCCGAAGTTGTTGCTTTTGGGCCATTTGGATACCGTGTTCGCACCAGAGACATTCGAAGGTTTTAGTCAAGACCAATATTGGGTCTACGGCCCTGGTGTGTGCGATATGAAAGGCGGGAATTTTGTTGCTCTGCAAGCTCTGCGCAATGTATTTGCACAGAAAGGGGAGGTCTGCAATGTCGACTTTCTGCTCGTTAGCGATGAAGAGACAGGCAGTGATGACAGTCGTGAGTTGACCAAAGAGCTTGCGACTAATTATGCAGTTTGTATTGATTTTGAAGCTGCCGGCGAGAACCACGAAGTCGTGATTGGTCGCAAGGGCGTGGCGACTTACCATATTGATCTAAGCGGTAAAGCGGCCCATGCAGGGAATTGCTATGCTCAGGGATGTGACGCTAACCTTGCAGCAGCCAAGATGATGATTGCACTTAGCGAGTTAACCGATTTAGCCGTGGGTACTACAGTTAATGTTGGTAAAATGGAAGGCGGTATTGGCGCTAATACGATCTCGCCACAAGCCCACCTTACCGTAGAGGCTAGATTTACTTCGGTTGAAGAGCAACAACGTGTACTTGAAAGTATTGAAAGCATCGCTCAGCAGCCTCAGGTGGACGGCGTGAAAACGGAACTCAGTGGTGGCCTGCAGCGCGATGTCATGGTTCCAACCGCCGCTCAAGCTGAGTTCATGGCACAGATAGAAGTTGCACTGGGGTATTCGTTACTGACCGAACAGCGTGGTGGAGTGAGTGATGCTAATGTGGTGGCAGGAATGGGCGTTGCCACTTTAGACGGCTTTGGACCGTTTGGCGATGGTGATCATACTCACCATGAGCGTGCACTAAAAGCGAGCTTTACTCGCCGCATTGATGAAGTGACAAAAATTCTCACGCTTTATAGCGTATAA
- a CDS encoding GntR family transcriptional regulator: MSSGIEVVSTLRRMIVTGEFEQGERLAELPTAERLGVSRTPVRIAFRTLEQEGLLHKLKGRGYCVKEITKGSVAGAIEVRGVLEGLAARQAAEKGLSPNLHSALTECLKIGDAIFDKGYVSEEDLNLYHEINQKFHALILEASGNPAIASSLQKNEHTPFATVNSITFDFDKLKQEYRRFYFAHLQHHTIVHAIANQQASRAEALMREHANVTLNYAEVFSESD; the protein is encoded by the coding sequence TTGAGTTCTGGCATTGAAGTAGTATCAACACTAAGACGAATGATCGTTACCGGTGAGTTTGAGCAAGGAGAGCGGTTAGCGGAATTACCAACAGCAGAGCGTTTAGGCGTATCGAGAACGCCTGTTAGGATCGCCTTTCGCACACTAGAACAAGAAGGGCTGTTGCATAAATTAAAGGGCCGCGGCTATTGCGTTAAAGAAATCACCAAGGGCTCTGTGGCTGGTGCAATTGAAGTAAGAGGTGTTCTTGAGGGGCTAGCTGCCAGGCAGGCCGCCGAAAAAGGGCTAAGTCCAAACCTACATTCAGCTCTCACAGAATGTCTTAAAATTGGCGACGCGATATTTGATAAAGGTTACGTCAGCGAAGAAGACCTCAACTTATATCATGAAATTAATCAAAAGTTTCACGCGCTCATCTTGGAAGCGAGTGGTAACCCGGCAATTGCATCCTCACTACAAAAAAATGAGCACACCCCTTTCGCTACAGTAAATTCAATTACCTTTGATTTCGACAAGCTCAAACAAGAATATCGACGATTTTACTTTGCTCATTTGCAACATCACACCATTGTGCATGCTATCGCAAATCAGCAAGCTTCTCGTGCCGAAGCGCTTATGCGAGAACATGCAAACGTGACCTTGAACTATGCAGAAGTATTTAGTGAGTCAGACTGA
- a CDS encoding aromatic ring-hydroxylating dioxygenase subunit alpha, with protein MHPKNCWYVACTPDEIAKAPLARTICNEDIAFYRDGEGKVAAVQDFCPHRGAPLSLGYLENGELVCGYHGLRMGRDGKTTSMPKQRVGRFPCVKSYPVEERHGFIWVWTGDKELADTNAIPHLEWANNPEWAYGGGLFHINCNYQLMIDNLMDLTHETYVHASSIGQKEIDEAPVRTRLEGNQVTTSRFMDSVKAPPFWQLALKANGLDPKMDVDRWQICKFSPPSHVLIEVGVALAGQGGVDAPKNVRASSIVVDFITPETDTSMWYFWGMARNFKPQDAELTEKIRAGQHTIFSEDLEMLERQQANLLKNPNRELLKLDIDAGGVQARRLIDKLVEQEQSSSINVQDLSHVRAS; from the coding sequence ATGCATCCAAAAAATTGTTGGTATGTAGCCTGCACGCCAGATGAAATAGCCAAGGCCCCGTTAGCACGAACCATCTGTAATGAAGACATCGCTTTTTATCGTGATGGTGAGGGCAAAGTCGCGGCAGTACAGGATTTCTGCCCTCATAGAGGGGCTCCGCTTTCACTTGGTTACCTTGAAAATGGAGAGTTAGTGTGTGGATATCATGGGTTAAGAATGGGGCGAGATGGCAAAACGACGTCAATGCCCAAGCAAAGAGTCGGACGCTTTCCATGTGTTAAATCCTACCCGGTAGAGGAAAGACACGGATTCATCTGGGTATGGACTGGTGATAAAGAACTAGCGGATACCAATGCAATTCCTCATCTTGAATGGGCCAATAATCCAGAATGGGCCTATGGCGGAGGACTGTTCCACATCAATTGTAATTACCAGTTAATGATAGATAACCTGATGGACTTGACCCATGAAACGTATGTTCATGCGTCAAGCATTGGCCAAAAAGAGATAGATGAAGCTCCGGTGCGCACCAGGTTAGAAGGCAATCAGGTAACAACCTCGCGCTTCATGGACTCGGTAAAAGCGCCACCATTTTGGCAGCTTGCGCTAAAAGCAAACGGTTTGGATCCCAAAATGGATGTAGACCGTTGGCAAATTTGCAAATTCAGCCCGCCTAGTCATGTTTTGATTGAAGTCGGCGTCGCTCTAGCTGGACAGGGTGGGGTTGATGCTCCTAAGAATGTACGAGCGAGCAGTATTGTTGTGGACTTTATTACACCTGAAACGGATACAAGCATGTGGTATTTCTGGGGAATGGCACGCAACTTCAAACCTCAGGATGCTGAGCTTACTGAAAAAATTCGTGCAGGGCAGCATACGATATTTAGTGAAGACTTAGAAATGCTCGAACGCCAGCAAGCAAACTTGTTAAAAAACCCAAATAGAGAATTACTAAAGCTGGATATTGACGCGGGTGGGGTTCAGGCAAGACGTTTGATTGATAAGCTCGTTGAACAGGAGCAGTCGTCGAGTATCAATGTACAAGATTTGTCTCACGTACGAGCCAGTTAA
- a CDS encoding PDR/VanB family oxidoreductase, with translation MLEVQVIAKQLRSQNVVSVDLSPTNGEELPVFEPGAHIDLHLQNGLVRQYSLFHSPSQRSQYRVAILRAEQSRGGSDWVHRNLQVGDVISISEPKNVFKLEKEASKHVLFAGGIGITPLLSMAESLSDRTQEFELHYSAKSRRDAAFVKEILSSSWASQTELYFSDEGRRVDADAIFATLPPSTHVYVCGPERYIEYILDTARKVNWPESQVHRELFQAPKSEPASENTAFEIHLSNSGLTLDVSADSTVLEVLTQAGIDVPFSCEEGVCGTCITPVLDGIPDHRDHYLTEKEKACNREFLPCCSRSKTRSLTLDL, from the coding sequence ATGTTAGAGGTTCAAGTAATCGCTAAACAGCTACGCAGTCAAAATGTGGTTAGTGTCGATTTGTCTCCAACCAATGGTGAAGAACTCCCGGTATTCGAACCAGGCGCACATATTGATTTACACTTGCAAAATGGCTTAGTTAGACAATATTCACTCTTTCATTCACCAAGCCAACGTAGCCAATACAGAGTGGCTATTCTTCGCGCCGAACAGTCAAGAGGTGGGTCAGATTGGGTTCACCGTAATTTACAGGTTGGTGATGTCATTTCTATCAGTGAACCAAAAAATGTTTTTAAACTCGAGAAAGAAGCGTCGAAACATGTACTTTTTGCTGGTGGAATTGGGATAACGCCGCTACTCAGCATGGCTGAGTCCTTAAGTGATAGAACACAAGAGTTTGAGTTGCACTACTCAGCTAAATCAAGACGTGATGCTGCGTTCGTTAAAGAAATCTTATCATCAAGTTGGGCAAGCCAAACAGAACTCTACTTTAGTGATGAAGGCAGAAGAGTAGACGCAGATGCTATTTTTGCAACGCTTCCCCCTTCAACACACGTATATGTGTGTGGCCCTGAACGTTACATTGAATACATTCTCGATACGGCAAGAAAGGTGAATTGGCCAGAGTCTCAAGTTCATCGAGAGTTATTCCAGGCACCTAAGAGCGAACCAGCCAGTGAAAATACGGCCTTTGAGATTCACTTGAGTAACAGTGGCTTAACTCTGGATGTCTCTGCAGACTCAACGGTTCTTGAGGTACTTACACAAGCTGGAATTGATGTGCCATTTTCTTGCGAAGAAGGCGTATGTGGTACGTGTATTACGCCTGTGCTAGATGGCATCCCTGATCATAGAGATCACTATCTGACGGAAAAAGAGAAAGCGTGTAATAGAGAGTTTTTACCCTGCTGCTCTCGTTCGAAAACACGCTCGTTAACCTTAGATCTCTAA